CTGGGGAGGAGAAGACTGGGAGCTCCTCGACAGGTTTCGCAATGCTTTTTCAGACAAACCTTTGTctggcttttattttctttgtgtatttcctctattttcaatgtttgtattttgttccacTTTATAGtgaataatgtttgtttttaaaatgccaattttaaGGATCTGTTgccacacactgttgctgttACCAACAGTAGTAATGGTCTCTTGACTTGTATACTCTGGTTTAACAAGTTCATGCATGTTCCTtaaagatgtttaaaataaCTGTGGGCAAAGTGTGTAAACACAGATGAATCACAAAATAACAGCTTGAAAGCATTGAAGATGATAGACAGATTCACAACAATGTCCTTGTATTTTTTGCAACAATGTCAATTTAACCCAGTCGTATACATATTAGGATATGATTAGAtaagttttgtatttatatggGAATCTGTACAGCAACAACAAATAGTTTGCAGCTGCTTTGATTCAGACCAATTATTAACCTTAATATAGATATAAGTTACCaaactctcctctcctttctgctTCAGGATTCTCCAGGCAGGACTGGAGGTGGAGAGGATGTACTTGAGGAACTTCTTCCACCACTATCACTCCAAACGTGGCATGTGGAACCGCCGTGTTTCGCCTAGGCACAGTTGAGCCTGTCACCTGCTCACTGCACCATGACAATGGTCGCCAGGGTTACAACCACGGCAACCAGAGCACTTTAAGGCCAGAGCCTGATACATACTTAACCGTAAAACCTGCTGACCGACAGCGACGGTGTCAAAAGACCGGGTACTGTCTTCATTATGTTAGCTGTGTGGAGAAAAAGCAATCCAACAATCGTTGTTAAGGAAATACTACTGATATACTCAGAGTTTATTACACTGGTTGTACTGTTGACTACTGCTAGGGTACTGGTGGATGAGTGCCATTGATTGTGTGATATTACAAATGAAGATACACCATGTCACCTGACTGAGGCAATGATGATCTGCACTACCTACTGCAAAGGAAATTCCTTGATCCAAAGACAAAAACGTGAATTAAAAATGGAAATTCAAGGATGTATACACACAAGTGACCTATATTATCGCAAGTCTTGCACAGGAGtcttaattatttgttttgtttgtgacaAAAGGAAATATCTGTGTTCGACAGCAGATTGTCTTTATAGTAAACACAGCCTTATTTTTGATGTTGTAAATTAtggaaaatgttatattttttttgtgaatgtgtaggatttttatttgagtttaaagttatttttgagTGTACCTCAGTTTACCTTTTAAGTGCCCCCATCTAGTTGTTCCATTACATATTTAATGTGCCTTCTTTTGTGACTGCGGTTATTCAGGTACTGGGGCCCCAAAGTGCTGTTTTTACAGTCAGGAAAAGCCTTAAACTGGAaagaatttaaatatttaagtgttttttatgaGTGTATCATATAGTTTTGTCAGGAAAGGTCGGTTGGTTATATTCTGACATATATGTTTAAGTTGCCCAACTTATTACTAACAGTGTTGGCATATGAATAATAAGTCAAATAtcaaaaaaacactgttaggAGAATAACAGCTTGTTTGCCTACACTGCTACCTACCAAAGATAATAGAAGTTGATTGGTATAACCTTTACCTTATACTGTGCAAACTAAAACAAATCACAGAACCTGTTTTCTGTCCATGAAACTTGTCAACTGTAGAGTAATACAGGAAATACTGTAGCTGAAATATCTTGTGTATAattttcaaactgtttattgGTTTTTAAGACAAGACTAATGGCAGCATTTTCTCTGATTGTTCACATTCCAGTTACATGTCTTGTGCCTTTCTTAGactttgaaatgtaatacatgttGAATGGTTTCAGTTCTTATTTTGGGCAACTAAAAAGCTCCAAATTCTGGTTTGATGCCAGGTTTGGTTTGTAAGACTGCAAAGATGAGTGtgatttcccctttttttctgtagcaAAGCATTACAACTTTGAAATGTGGTTTCTGTTTTGACCAGAATGTTTGatgctttttccttttactAATCTTTCATCTcttactttgttattttttagatatacctcatccatctctctgtgCTGGCAGACGAACTGCCTTATTGTACGAGTCTCTTCTCTCAGGGacagtttcttcttttttaccaTGCTTTCACAAATCTGCGAAATAAATTACTTTTGCCTTTATTCCCGTTGCAGTATGTgtgcttttattcattttcatataaaaTGCAATGGAAATAGTGGACTGAGATATCACAACTGATATTACAAATCTGAGATATTCTGGCTGTTTATTGTATCGCTATagacttaaaacaaaaaaactggtATAGATGAAAGTTAATCATACTTTGTAAAACAAGCTCTTAACAAACATCATGCTGTTGAAATGATTTCTTGTCCttttacatacatatacatatgcATAATAACTAACACGAGATGGTTAATTTTTCAACCGGTTTGGCTCAGagtaaattgttgttttttttggtcaaaCAAGGTAATAAATAAGACCAGTGTGATTTTTGTGAGAGTAGGACCACCCGGGCCGAAGTTAGAGGGGGGGTTCCAAATATGCCAGCCATGACACCAAGTTTTGTGCTTGTACATGCATCCCTAAGCCGAAGAAGGAGGAGTTTTTTCAACCAAGGCACCTGAAAATTGCAAGAATTGGTAAAAAATTCaacataaaattaaaaatggCCGACTACCTGTTAGGTTTACGATATGCCTCCAAGAATCTATTTTTGTGCGTCTTGCCATGCTACATATGCCCACAAAAAATGGGGTCTGCCTTTCAACTTTGTTCAGGGTGCTTTAGAGCTTTTTGCTGAAGCCCCATGAACGCAACCccaaaaaatgtctttcacCTGACCTGTCAAGTTTCcgggaaaaaaataaacagttggTAAACtcaaaaaaactatttaatacagcagtaataaaaataattctgcGGATCACAAAGGTCCTCCGCTTTGGGATCTTTGTGCTCGGAAcctaataaatgttttttttatggggCTTTTCAAAGCAATGGTACATAGTTCTTCACAACAGAGTAAGAGcgtgaaataaatgtacaatgaaatagcttttaaaaatgacatcaaaGAACACTGTCCTGTGTTCACTTGGGGGTATTAGATCAATGTCAATGTTAAATAAAGGTGTAGTATTGGAATGTGACATATGCAAGACACTCTGCTTCCCTGAAGGTTGTTAAAGATGAATACCCTTCACACCTTAAGCATACAGCCTTCCCCTCCGCAGTGTTAAAGCAGCAAACAAACTGCCAATGTTGGAAAAATGGACAcatacaatatttctgtcttaacAACACAGTTGAGAAACACATGAGGAGCATTTCAAGCTTTTACAATGGTGATGAAAATGCCCTGGACAGCAGGAATAACAATCTGAGTGTACACGTGCGTCTACAGAGGCACATGTTGTATTTTCACAGATGTTCACAAGCACTCATAAATTCTTCGGAGGCTGCCGAAACCATGGTGTCACCCCTCCATCATCCAACGTCCATCTGACTGACACTCTCTGATGTCAGTCCAAGGACAGCTTCTGCATGTGTCacagtgtttactgtttattattGGAGAGGAATTCATTCCAGTTCAAAGAAAAGGCTAAGTATATCCCAGCTCTGACAGAAAATATCTTCGCTGCTTTTGTCTCTCAAGTCAATGACATACAGTAGCTAAGCAGAGACACTGTACGTGAGAAACAGCGACAATGCCCTTTTGGTAACTTTGTTCAAGGACAATGCCAAGTCCAcaattctaaataaaaacattaacatattttttacagtttaaaaaaacaactggcTGTGAAAATGTACTGTGTTGCAGTATTACAGCAGAGGCTACAATTAGTTTCtgtataatacatatttgtaaaatacacaaatatacatacaaattaTATCCATgtggctatatatatatataacaatttAAGAAATTAAATTGTTGATATCATAATTTGGCACAAAagttgtctttccttttttataatgGTTGCATGGCTAAAAGGATTTACAATCTATTTCACTTTACCCACTTAGTCATTATATCCACACTACTGATGATAattttgaccaaatacttaaagtattaaaagtattaaattataaataaaaaaatatacatgagTGTTTCAATACTTTCCATCCCTATACTTTAGATCTATTGTGAATAAATGTGAGTGCAACAAAAGGAGAGGCAATATGtacacatttattgttttcttttacataacAACATTATCAGGCAGTACTGTGAATTCACAACTCTGAATTTGAATATATGTTAAAAACTACAGGCACTTGAAAGTTATACTGATTATTATACTTTtgacaaaacaacagcagaatcttttttaacattatgtataaatatgtatttgttgtacCAATTTTCCCTCGGTTCTTCTATCCCTTATGCATCAAACATCTTCTTCCTGCCCTTCATATCAGACATAGCCTCCACGTTTTTACGCCAGTCACCCACCTCGTTGTTCAGTTCCTTGAgtatcaaaacaacaaagacacacattagGGTTTTTTCCAgttcaagattttttttctctctctatgtcTGAGTAGCAGTACCTTCTCCTGTTTGATGTCCTCTTTCTTTACAGACTTGAGGTTTGCCCTCAGGTCCATGGAGCCCTTGTTTTTGGACCCGAAGAGAGCCTTAAGCATCTCGTCTGCAGACACTCTCACTTTTCTAAGAGCTGGCTTCTTGAACTTCCCTCCGAGGTCACGCACCTTTAGATTCAATTCGTGGATCTAGAAATGGTGAAAGGCAGTTGGTGACATTGTGATTACAGAACCAATTTCTCTTGTGCTACTACAACAACATCTAGTGTATCCTGGTGCATGAAATACATCTCTGTTGTTCTTGATGACTTTGGCCTCACAGTCGTACCGATCCTCGTCCACCTTATCAATCTTTTCATGAAGTTGCTTACAGAGTTTCTaagaaaaaacagcaaacaaatatCCACACTATAGTTGAGTATATTCACGAAACACATG
Above is a genomic segment from Eleginops maclovinus isolate JMC-PN-2008 ecotype Puerto Natales chromosome 2, JC_Emac_rtc_rv5, whole genome shotgun sequence containing:
- the tnni1c gene encoding troponin I, skeletal, slow c: MPPPIAPKGEPKPKCKISASRKLSLKILLLTRATEQLEAETIAREENKVQYLGENLPPLQLSGLELGEIQKLCKQLHEKIDKVDEDRYDCEAKVIKNNRDIHELNLKVRDLGGKFKKPALRKVRVSADEMLKALFGSKNKGSMDLRANLKSVKKEDIKQEKELNNEVGDWRKNVEAMSDMKGRKKMFDA